In Sesamum indicum cultivar Zhongzhi No. 13 linkage group LG1, S_indicum_v1.0, whole genome shotgun sequence, the sequence CTCTGTGTTGGGAAAGATTGGCAAGCCGTCGTTAACAAGACAAAGATTTTCAGACTTAGAAATGGAGGAAGAGTTGATTGTCTTGATAGACTGAAATCCTGCACAAAATAACTTGACCTCCTCGAATGTACACGAACATTTATTGCCAACAATCACCTTCCACACCGTCTTATTCCTTACTTTTTCTCCAGTTGGAAGTTGATCTACAGTCACATTTCCAGGGAGACATTCGTATTCGTAGGTGCCTGCAAATAGGATGAAAACTGACAAGACGACTCTTTAGTGCCACAAACTCATTTATTTGAACCCATGATATagtaataaacaaaatttatatacctGGTACgataaggaaaagaaagaagaggaggaggataATTTTGGTGATGAATTTCATTGTCATATAGAGATGGGTTACCCAGAATATTAGTGCTGCCATGGAAGTTGTTTCAGTTTGAGGTGTATAAGAAGCCATTCTGTGGTACAGTTGTTACTGAGATTTTCAATATGCTGTGAATCTGAAGGAGATGGaaataaatttggaaaaaCTCAGATTCACACAATTCATTTATTCGTTAAAATATGAGTATGATTTATTCATTACAATATGTCAGGTTTGTCTCAATATGTAATCAGATAacagataattttaaaacagaTCATTTGCATTTCTCATAATCAACAATGTAGTTTAGTGTAGACGAGTGGTTTTGTGCTGTCACATCTCgcttgattttattgaacTACGAAACTTGTAACCTTACAATTACACTACTTGCaagatatgaaaaaataaactaaattcaattgatttattgtatcTATCTGACTTATTTTCTTCCAGAAAATTACAGAATCAAACTATAGAGAGCGAAATAATCTTGGATGACGATGAAGCGTCAAATGGTGGTGCAAATCTTGGATGAAGATGATAAGGGCAATCAATCCATTGGTATTTGGAGATAGATGATGGGTGAAGCAGAGATGGAAAATTGGTGTGTGAGGTGAGCAGgtatttgttatgtttttgtCCTCCTGTGAGGACTGACTTGGTTGATCTGAAATCGGCTCCAGTGACTTCAACCTCAAACAACGCCATATGTTGTCCTTCAAGCATTATAATGTTGTAACACTCATCCTATAtggttattttttaacttaaaagTTTAATGTGGGATGGAAAATGGCAATAAGGATGGAGGAGATTAACGAGGAGTATACGTACCTTTGctaaagagaaagaaagacaaaTCATTCCCGGCAGATATCTGTTGGCTTAATAGTAGTTTGTCACGAGATGATTGAATCATTTCTTTGCAACAAAACCAAATAAGAGTCTTCTGAATAGAATGCAAGctttaatcatttttatttcatctcGGATATTAGAAGATGATTATTTTGGCATGATTTTTGTTCTGATAACTTAAATAGAACTCATTCTGTAATAGAGTATCAGAATGACAGACCaatatacatcaaattatacaaacaaCCATTGCATATAGACAGAAGTACAACCAAACCCAGAAATGATTCATTAAGAGAAAATCACTCAGTTTTTGGTTATAAGTTTCTTAAGTCACACTTTCAACTAGTAAAATGCACATTTTACAGATCGGGTGTAGTGTGTTTAGATCCTGTATACCTGTAACAATAAACAAAGAACAAATATTTATGCCGGATTGAGCAAGTGCCCGGCCCGCATCACAACAATCCACCTAATTCTCATCTCTATAGATGCCTACTGATCCTGTATGAATTGTACGTCAGATCTTGCAATGTAAAGAATGGTCCAACCAACAGCCCAAGAACCCTCTTAACAGTCGGGCCCCTTATCTACATTAGCTGTTGAAAAATCTCACAATAGTAAAGAATGGTCTCGCTTGTTACCGCCACAGCTGCACACTTAAGACAGTCATCCTTCTCAGGCCAATGAACAAACCTTGTCTGCGGTACCAAAATTTGAAAGGCAGAGAGTAAAATCAAATGAGCGGTCTTaccatattattaaattaaaccatCATGACCATGAAAATGCATACATCTCAAaccattttatttcatttcgtaatatttattcataatatatattgggcAAACATGTGCTAACagtcctctctctctccaaccTCTTGTGCTTCATGCATCTTTTATCTATGGATGTGTGCTTCTCGTACCTCTGTCTATTCCACTCTCAAACCCCAATTCATTAGTTTTCACCAAAAGAATCTACTATacctttatataattgaagaacATATTTTTGGTATCTTCACAAGTTTTGGTCAaccaatttttattcttttcaggtctttgttaattttcatttttctctcttcaaCTACTcgtttctctctcttcccaaATTCCATCTCTTTTTCCAATTATTTCTCATaacttcttctatttttaggattttttatttatccaattaatatatatattaaagtaataattaattttaaaattttaaaattaactgtGTGCACATTGCGGTCATTAAATGACAGAAAAGGTAAAACAACAGAACGTCTTTCCTGGGAAATGTCATATTACGAACTATGTAATAGTGCATATTTACCTTGTCCTGAGTAAGTACAGCACAAACGACTATCGTCTATGTAGGTTGCTTGAAGACCCATCATCCATGATCCAACAGAGGTATCATCATGAGCATAAGCCTTCAAAGATGCACTGTAAGAACATTTTGACAGGAAAAGGACTGAGATGATAAGCGTGACTTAGTGCATCCAAAacaaagaagaggaagaagccCACAAGCAAGCTTTTTATCTAGAAAGGAAAGGCAACTTAAATCAATGTATAGCAGTCAAGTGCAGAAACCGCCATAATATTCATACTCCTATATGCAGTCAGCTCCCAAGATTTCCAAAATGGATGTCACAATCGCTTTGGGAATCCACATCTATACTTCTGGTaagaaagaagcaaaagcaaaacaaaTTCTGTGGCAGGACCAAGAGCATGATGAATTCATTTGCTATAGTATAAATGATTGGGCCCCCATGTAAAAAGGAATACAATCTACACAAAAACTTCTCAAAGTCTCATGCTATCATTCAGGAATGTGAAAATAAATCCTTATGCCAAAACAAGCAGACTCTTCTAGTTTCCACAACCAAAACTGTTCAACATGATAAAACTTTAATTTCAGCTGAGGCATAAAAGCTCACCTGTTGATATTTATATACCGAGCCAAATTTCTTGAAAGAACAAAGATAGAACCAGCTGCATGCCGGAAGTACCTGAAAGAGAAGTTAATTTCATGTCTAAAAATTTCCACAAAATAACCTTCTGAAGAACAAGACCACGAGATGCCATCAAGATTTTTGATTTGTCATTAGCTTAAATCATAAACCGCAAATAATTGCAAGAAAAACCACTAACAGAACTGTGTACGTTATCTCATCCCTGCTCGAAGTAGTCAGCTCTAATAAACAGATCTCTTAATATGTTTTACTGATTTACTTACGATTTCTGATCACCAAATTTCCACCATTCTGGCTCATACCATGGTCTTCCCCTGGAAAGTAAACAATATTTAGAAGTTAAAAGTGAATCATATACTCATTTCACATTGGCAACAAGTGATATACACAACACTACACATGCAAGAAGAACTTATATACTTTCCAGAAGAAACAATAGGTTTTCTTATGACATCAAAATAAGATCTAATTTAAGCTACTATTCTTAAAATTGAATCATTAGACTAACCACCAGCACTAATAAGCACCTTATATGAAATAGacattattcataaaaactcaaaatgaataaattgagATAAGCTGCTTTGTTATCAGCTAATACACATAATTCAAAACAACTTAGGATGAACAAAGTCAAGATAAGTGGCATTACTCTTCAGTTACTACTTCTCCAGACTTCATGCAACCAATATAAGCACTATCTTGACCTTGTCGGCTTTGGAGAAGTTCGATCAATCCATCTGTTGTGAGGAgcaaatatatacattcattaaataaagaaaattagataTCCCATAAGTTGCAATTTCCAAGTAGCATATCGAGAATTTACCCAATTGCAGATCAATGTTGTCGTCGACTTTAACATAAAAATCTGCATCCCACATCTGGACTGCAGTGCTAAAGAAGAATTTTGCTTTCTTGGGCAATTCCTCTTGATCCTCCTCATGCTGatcctaaaaaaataacaataaaatcatTCGCAATTTATAGTTGGACACATTAACaaacataagaaaatatgAGCTCATAAGCAATTAATCAGAACCATCGCAATTAACTGTTGTTCCTATTATCATTCATGAACATTAAAGAAGTACTGTTATTGTTGTAAAATTCTATGAGAAGTAAATTTgttgcaatatttttcatatcaattTCCTTGTTGCTAAAAACATTGGAATAACTAACAAGCTCTCAAGCTAGCTGTCCGCTGAGGCTCTCAACCTTGTCCGGCTTGTTTGCTTGAGGCCTTTTTATTTAGAGAATATAGCACCCCTTTTGGCCTCAAGCTCCATTACCTGTTCACAGCCTTGACGCCCTCACAACATAAGATAAGCCCAAAGTATCGTGGATTTGATGGTGACTTGATATCTAGGATTCAAAACTTAAGACAGAGTACATATTGGATAACAAAGCAAATTTTAACTACATGAGTCCACACATCACCAAGAGGATCTATTGATAAACTGATGTAACGTGTCATGGATTTAATgactcacaagaatcaagaaatccTTCATTGCATGATTTTCCTCATCAATATAGCGGTCCAAGCTGTCACCGCGGTTGGCACTGGAAAAACAAAGCCACTGAATGATCATACAATTTCTTTTAGTTGATAAAGTGATCAAGATCTACCATGACTAAGAAGAAAGTTTGAGTCAGAAACCTCCGTCCAATCACAAATCGTACAACAATCCCTCTTTCTTCAAGTTTTGCTAAAACATCAGCTGCAACCAAAACCATGTAAATTCGCATTAGAACCCACAAACTATACTTGCATAAAAAACATCCAGGCAAGATGGTAAAGCAATCTCCAGAGCTGAGATAAGAGATATTTAtgcaaaaaggaaagaaatattaaagtaaCAATTATGTTTGTCTATATAGCTTGGTTTGCGCACATGCAGGTATGTGCTATCTCACTAATCAGCGTTGGAGTATATGTTTCTGCTACTGTCAGATGACCAACTAAGTCATCAGAAAGCAATACACTATACACTAAGAAAGCGATTAAATATGAGAATCTCGTCCAAATTAAACTTTATGCTAACCTTTTGACATCCAAGATCCTCTGATGATATTGCGTCGCAACCGACCCCCAAAACCAGTATAAACCCCAATAACAGCCAGCAATTTTTTACCAGAAGAAGTCCCACTTTCCTGCGGCTGCTTTCTAAGATAACCTTGACTCTTTGCCAATGTCAGTTCCATCTCAGCTTCAACAATTCTCCTCTCAAgatccctattttttttaaaaaaaaaaaatcaaaataagcCCCAACATTGTCATCCTAAAACAGCGAATAACTTAAACCATCACACAAAGATTTTTATATCATCTGCACTTTAAAAGAAGTGGAGTGATGAAAACATGTACTTGCATCCAAGGACCATTAGTTTGTCTTCCACTGTAAGCACTTTAGGTCGCTGCCAACAAAGcacaaaaattattcattagaTTGTTTTTCTCCCTATCATCCTGTGACTTTGTTTTGGGTGTGTTAGTGTGTCAGTATCATGTCCATGGATGTTATATCTCAGTACAGACATATATAATAGATGAGCATGCATTTTGAAGGAGGAGCCTTCAACAGTCTTATGTTTTAGATGAATGTTATATTTAACAACGGGCGAGAATGTCAAACTTTTTAATAGAACCAGATCAACATTTGGCGGTCCACCTACTTTATTTGACGAACCTCTGCCTTCATTTCATGTCAAAGATTTTGTGATTGGCCATCTTGAAACGACCAGATCCCAAACTGGTCAATCTACAACTTTATCAAAAACCTCCCCGTTTATTTGACGTAAAAAATTCTGTGATTGAGCATCTTGAATAGAAACAGATCCGAAATTGACCCATCCACAACttcttacaaaaatttaatactttttacgcataattttaaacttttgaattctgttaacaattaaaaatcacAATCCATCATTTTTATTGGGTCGAGTGATAAATGTaagaacaaacaaaacaaCCTTTTCCTCCAGcgaaaaaaaaagcaaaaaaaaactatttcaagaattcaaaCCTGACCAGaatttttcttcaacaaaTTAGCCAGTAACATTCGGTTCTCTGCATCTTGCCACAACCTAAAACAAGATAAGGAATAACAGTGATGaggaaacaaataaaattggtaACGTTTCAAACCAAAAccccaaaaaaggaaaaagaaaagaaatgcaaaaaagCAACCTGCCGGCAATGTAAAGCCAGGCAAGGCAAGAAAGAAACGCCATTATAACAGAAGATTTGGAGGTGTTGTGAAGATTCTTGGATTTGGATCGCCTGTCGGATTTGGAAGACGAAGCCGTAGTCACAGGGAGGCTGCTGCTGCTAtccatatttgttttttgaatttttgtgatgttttattggatttggaatggcacagaaagaaaaaagaattaagagagagagaaaggtaTTAAGTCAGGGGAGTGGGGAGTGGGGAGGGGagggaaaaaggaaagagagcGTTGTCTTGTCTCGTCTCATCTCATGTCTGTTTCTTCTTAATTTGATGGGCCATTATTTTAACAAGCCCAGCCCGtttcatcttttgtttttttatattcatttataagAAATGCAGATTTGTTTTCAATATTAGTAAGGTTATTACAACAACTCCAACAGAAGTGAAGTCTGGtattgaatttgaagaaatggGTGTCTCATAcacaaagataaaaaatagagtttaGTATGTGAATGTGAGAAtggagaaataaaagagcaaAAGAGAGTTAAAGTGGGtttctttgcttttgtttttgggGTCAAACAAACATTATACATTTCAT encodes:
- the LOC105168208 gene encoding hydroxyproline O-galactosyltransferase HPGT3 isoform X3 yields the protein MVLGCKDLERRIVEAEMELTLAKSQGYLRKQPQESGTSSGKKLLAVIGVYTGFGGRLRRNIIRGSWMSKADVLAKLEERGIVVRFVIGRSANRGDSLDRYIDEENHAMKDFLILDQHEEDQEELPKKAKFFFSTAVQMWDADFYVKVDDNIDLQLDGLIELLQSRQGQDSAYIGCMKSGEVVTEEGRPWYEPEWWKFGDQKSYFRHAAGSIFVLSRNLARYININSASLKAYAHDDTSVGSWMMGLQATYIDDSRLCCTYSGQDKVCSLA
- the LOC105168208 gene encoding hydroxyproline O-galactosyltransferase HPGT3 isoform X2; its protein translation is MDSSSSLPVTTASSSKSDRRSKSKNLHNTSKSSVIMAFLSCLAWLYIAGRLWQDAENRMLLANLLKKNSGQRPKVLTVEDKLMVLGCKDLERRIVEAEMELTLAKSQGYLRKQPQESGTSSGKKLLAVIGVYTGFGGRLRRNIIRGSWMSKADVLAKLEERGIVVRFVIGRSANRGDSLDRYIDEENHAMKDFLILHEEDQEELPKKAKFFFSTAVQMWDADFYVKVDDNIDLQLDGLIELLQSRQGQDSAYIGCMKSGEVVTEEGRPWYEPEWWKFGDQKSYFRHAAGSIFVLSRNLARYININSASLKAYAHDDTSVGSWMMGLQATYIDDSRLCCTYSGQDKVCSLA
- the LOC105168208 gene encoding hydroxyproline O-galactosyltransferase HPGT3 isoform X1, whose translation is MDSSSSLPVTTASSSKSDRRSKSKNLHNTSKSSVIMAFLSCLAWLYIAGRLWQDAENRMLLANLLKKNSGQRPKVLTVEDKLMVLGCKDLERRIVEAEMELTLAKSQGYLRKQPQESGTSSGKKLLAVIGVYTGFGGRLRRNIIRGSWMSKADVLAKLEERGIVVRFVIGRSANRGDSLDRYIDEENHAMKDFLILDQHEEDQEELPKKAKFFFSTAVQMWDADFYVKVDDNIDLQLDGLIELLQSRQGQDSAYIGCMKSGEVVTEEGRPWYEPEWWKFGDQKSYFRHAAGSIFVLSRNLARYININSASLKAYAHDDTSVGSWMMGLQATYIDDSRLCCTYSGQDKVCSLA